The Streptomyces sp. WZ-12 genome segment ACACCTCGGAGGTCTTGATGTACGGGTGGCGCGTGCCGAGGTCGGCCGCGGTACAGGACTGACCGGCCTCGGGCCCGTCCCCCGCGGCGGCGGCCGTCGTGGCGGGTGCGGCGGCGGCCGGCGAGGCCGCGAGGCCCGCCGCGGTGAACACGCAGGCTGCCGAGGCGGTGGCGGCCATGAGCGTTCTGCCTATGCGGCCAACTGGTCTTCTGGGGCGCATTGTTGCCCTTTCCCCCTGGTGGTTGCTGGGCTGACAGGGGGTGAATGTAGCGGCCAACGGGGGTGGTGGTGTAAGCCCGGAACTGGCCAAAAATGGTAATAGAGGGGCTTATTCCGCCCCTGTGCGCGCAGGCGTCGGGCCGGTTCGATCCCAGGTGGACCCGTACATCACCGACTGAGGAGAACCATCCTTTGAAACGCGTCAGACGCATACTCGCGGCCGTAGCCGCACTCGCCGTCACCGCGGCACTGCTCGCCCTGGGCGCCTCACCGGCGGCCGCCGCACCCGTCGGGAGCCGGGCGACGCCCCCCAAGGGCCACGGCACGTGCAAGGCCACCGCCCCGGACTTCCCGGCGCACCGCCGGGGCACCGGCTGGACCTGTATCAAGGCGGTGCCCGTCGCCACCCCTGTCGCTGTCACCGCACGCGGCCTGCGCGGCGGCTCGGATGGTGCGTGCGCCAACGGCCGGAACTCCGACCGGCACAACTACTGCTGGGGCGAGAAGTTCACGAACTCGGCCTTCGACACCAAGGGCAAGGAGTTAGGTCGCGCCGTCGTCGAGGCCGTGAGCTTCGCTCGCCTGAGCTCCTCCAGCGGGAAGTGGACGGAGAACATCGCCGTCAAGGCCACCGAGATGGAGGGCGACGCGAAGACCGTGTCGATGGACCTGTCCGCCACCTGCAGCGGCCTGTGCACCGTGGACGCACCGGCCTGGGGCGGCGCGCCCGTCGAACTGGCGCTGGGCGACGAGAAAACCGGGAACCTCTCCTTCACCTCCACTGTCACCAAGGGCAATTACTCGTTCATCTCCCCCACCTACACATCGTTCGGGGAGATCCTCGACGTGGGCGGCAGCCCTGCGAACCCGGTGACCTGGAACGGCCACGACCTGCGCTGCGACGCACAGGTCGGCAGCAACCCCGGCTGCATCGTGATGGGGCACATGGCCAACGTGACCATCCGCGAATCCGCCTACGGGGCCGCCGCCGTCGCCTACGGGGGGGCGCAGAGCAACCTCAAGGGCGGTAACTTCGGCACCAAGACAAAGCCGCTGCAGCGTAATGCCGGTGGGAAGAAGGCGGCGGCCAAGAAGCGCTACCAGTCGTGCACGGCGGCCCCGGACCCGTTCAAGCAGGACCCCAGCGTCCAGGACGACTCCTGCGACGAGTTTCCCTTCGCCAGCTCCGTGCAGGGTGGCACGAACGGCTCCGAGTGTACGGAGATCATCCCCAGGAAGACCGGCGGGGTGTGGCACGTCGACGTCGTTCGGGACAGTCCGCACGGCGATTTCGCGCCCTGTATCCGGGCTCATGTGCCCAAGCCCGAGAACACGGGGGCGGGGGGTGAACTCGGCCGGGCCGTCGTCGCGGACCGCATCCTTGAGATGGAGTGGTACGAGGTGATCATCGCGCCGTGACGGGCGGTCATTCGGCCACCGGTTCGGCGAGCTTGGCGCGATGTGCGGTTGGATGCCTTGCCGACCTCGTCCAACCAGATCCGCCGCGCCAGTCCCGGGTGCAGGTCGGCCACACACCAGTCGACAGCACGCGCCTGCGGGCGTGCCTGGTTCTGATCGACCAGGATCCCTGGTCGGGTGATCTTGACCGAGCACACGCATGAGGACGAGCGCAGGGCCCCTTGGCAGCTCGGGGTTGCGACGCACGAGCACCGAGGAGGCCCTGTTGTCCCAGTCTTGCGTGACGGTCCTTCTTCCGTCCAACTCC includes the following:
- a CDS encoding NucA/NucB deoxyribonuclease domain-containing protein; protein product: MKRVRRILAAVAALAVTAALLALGASPAAAAPVGSRATPPKGHGTCKATAPDFPAHRRGTGWTCIKAVPVATPVAVTARGLRGGSDGACANGRNSDRHNYCWGEKFTNSAFDTKGKELGRAVVEAVSFARLSSSSGKWTENIAVKATEMEGDAKTVSMDLSATCSGLCTVDAPAWGGAPVELALGDEKTGNLSFTSTVTKGNYSFISPTYTSFGEILDVGGSPANPVTWNGHDLRCDAQVGSNPGCIVMGHMANVTIRESAYGAAAVAYGGAQSNLKGGNFGTKTKPLQRNAGGKKAAAKKRYQSCTAAPDPFKQDPSVQDDSCDEFPFASSVQGGTNGSECTEIIPRKTGGVWHVDVVRDSPHGDFAPCIRAHVPKPENTGAGGELGRAVVADRILEMEWYEVIIAP